The window CAGTTCTCGAATTTTTTCGAGCTGCATCCTCGAGTTGATCGCGCCGAGGTCGGTGTTCTTGTCGAGCGGGTCGCCGACTCGCAACGTCTGCAACCGATCTTGCAACTTGCGGATCACCAGCGGCGCGATGCCTTCTTGGACCAGCAGTCGGGATCCGGCACAACAGACGTGACCTTGGTTATAGAAGATGCTGTTGACGATGCCTTCAACAGCGGCGTCGATGGGGGCGTCGTCGAAGATGATGTTGGGGGATTTTCCGCCCAACTCGAGCGTGAGGCGTTTCCGGCTCCCCGCAATAGTGCACTGGATCAACTTGCCGACGTCCGTAGATCCGGTGAACGCGATCTTGTTCACGTCCGCATGTTGGACCAACGCCGCGCCGGTGCTTCCAGCCCCAGTGACGATATTGACCACACCTGGTGGGAGATCGGCTTCCTGGATGATCTGCGCGAGATGCAGCGCAGTCAGTGGCGTAGTCTCGGCGGGCTTCAGCACGACCGTGTTCCCGCACGCTAACGCCGGCGCCAATTTCCACGCGGCCATCAGCAGCGGAAAGTTCCAGGGAATGATCTGTCCAGCCACGCCCAACGGTTGCGCGGTGCGGCCCGGAAACGCGTATTCGAGTTTGTCGGCCCAGCCGGCGTAATAAAAGAAATGCGCGACAGCAAGAGGGACGTCGTCGTCGCGCGAAAGCCGGATCGGCTTGCCGTTATCCAGTGTCTCCAAGACCGCAAACTCGCGCGACCGTTCGGCCAGTTGCCGGGCGATGCGGAAGAGATATTTGGCCCGTTCCGCGGCCGGGAGCTTGCACCAATATTTTTCATAGGCCCGTCGCGCCGCTTGCACGGCGGCATCGACATCGGCCGCGTTCGCGTCGGCGACTTCAGCGAGCGGTGCTTCAGTGGCCGGATTGAGTGTCGCAAAGTATTTGCCGGAACGCGGGGCCACAAACTTGCCCCCAATGAATAATTCGTAACGCGGCGCGATTCGGACATGGTCGGTCGCTTCCGTGGACGGGGCATAGGCCCACGTCTTGCCGAACGTGAGATCCGTCTTCGGGGGAAGGACTTCGAGTCGTACCACATTGTCGGATTTCGGCGGGGCCATAAACACCTCAAGTTGCGCAAGCACTAGTCTTTACTAAAGTACTCTTCTGATTGGTATCGGCCGGTGGCTTCTTTCACGAGTTGCATCAAGAGATCGTTCGTAACCGTCGACGCCCCAAGTCGAAACCACTCCGGCGTCAACCAACGGTCGCCGAGCGTCTCGTTCACAAGCACGAGATATTGCAGCGCCAATTTCGACGTCCGAATGCCACCCGCGGGCTTCATTCCGACCATCCGGCCGGTCGCGTAGTAGTAATCGCGGATGGCTTCGAGCATCACCAACACGGTCGGCAATGTGGCCGCGATCGGATATTTTCCGGTCGAGGTCTTAATGAAGTCGGCGCCCGCTTGCATGGCCAGACACGATGCCTTGCGGATGTTGTCATAGGTTTCGAGTTCACCGGTCTCGAGAATGACTTTCAGGTGTGCGGCGCCGCAGGCCTCTTTGATGGCCGCGATTTCGTCGCTCACGCGTTGAAACTCGCCTGACAGGAAGGCGCCGCGATCGATCACCATATCGATTTCGTCCGCGCCCGCTTCGACGGCTGCGCGCGTGTCGGCCAACTTGACGACGAGTGGCGATTGACCGCTCGGGAACGCGGTCGCGACCGAAGCGACCTTGACGGCAGTCCCCGCCAGCGCCTGCTTCGCGACACTAACGAACGGCGGATAGACACACACCGCGGCTACGGACGGGACGCCATGATCCTCATACGGTCGGATGGCTTTTTGACAGAGTTGGCGAATGCGTCCCGGGGAATCTTTCCCTTCTAACGTGGTCAAGTCGATCATCGAGATCGCCAGTTTGATCCCGGCCAGCTTCGCGTCTTTCTTGATACTCCGCCGCGCCAGCATGCCGGCACGCGCCTCGGCGGCGACTTGGTCGACGGTCGTTTGGAGCAGTCCCATAGGACTCGCTTCATCGCAATTTTCGGCGGTAAACGCAAACAAAACCAAAAATGGGGCTGGAAGTAGAAAGGAAATTCGCTACTTCTGAGCTGGTGACACATCCCCGAGCAAGTCGAGGTCCCAGGGGGCGGTGCCGCGGGTCGCGAGGTAGCCGAGGATCAGCGGCTTGAAGCGTTGGGCAAAAGTCGGATGCGCGTGAAAGTCGCGATCGAGGCGGCTTAAGCAGGCATAGGTGCGGTCGACGCGCGCGTAAAAGGCGGCGTGTTTAGCGGCCAACGTTTTGAGAGCCGATTTGAGCAGCTTCGGCTGCGCGGCATAGCGGCCTTGCAGATAGGATTTCAGGTCATAGAGCGGCAGCGGATCATACAAGCCGCCACGGCGAAACGGATTCTCGATCCGTAACCGATTGCCCTCCCGGAGATATTGCAACATTTCAGTGTGCAACGAGCGTACGCCGTTTTTATCGAAGACTTGTTCGAGAAAGGTATCGAGTGCCTGAAGTTCTGTCGCCGCATCGGCGGCAACGTTCCAGCCCAGCGCGCTCCACGCCGAGACCGGCGCCCAGAAATACGGACCGACGGAATCCAACTCGTGGCCCTCTTCGTGAATCACCGTGGCCTGATTTTCTTTGGCGCCAAAGTCCCGCACAATCGTCGTGCCGTCGCCGAACGACATCCCGCCGGTGCGGAGTGCGTAGTTCCGAATGGCTTGATACCGCCGCGCCTCTTCCGCGGTGTAATCCTTACGTACCTTGCTCCACAGGGCACTCTGCGGCTCCGTGGCCCGCACGTAATCGGCTTCCTGATAGAAGATCCACGAGAGATGCACGTCGCGCACCACCAGTTCGACTTTGCCGTCAGGAATGAAGCCAAACCGTTGGCGCACTGCCGATTTCAATCGTGCGGCATCGGCAATTGTTCCCGGCGCGGTATTCCCCTGCCCCACGATCGCCGCAACTTTTTGTTGCATCGCTTCCACACGCGCAAAATAGTCGCGCGCGAGGGTATAAAATGCGTGCCGCAGACGAACATCGGCCTCGCCGCTCGTGTCGAGTACGGTTTCGAGCTCCGCCGGCTGCAACAGTGCGCCGCGTTGCATCGCGGCCTCGCGCGCCTGCGTAAACAGCGCATAGACGCGGGCCGTCTGCATCATCCGGCCTCGGACCTCTTGGGCGGAGACGAGGGCTCCAGTCGTCGGCGGTGCAGGGATCTTGGCGAGGACGGCTTGTAACGCACGCAGTTTCGCCTCGATGTCTTGACGATTTTGGACGGCGCGCCGCAGTGGCGAGAGATCGACTCCGACCAGCGGCTTACGGCGTCGGTGCGGCGTCTCGGTCGTGTCGTCGTTCGGCGCTGGGCGGTGGGCGGCACTGGTCTGCAAAGCGGCCGCGTCTTCATCCTCAGCTGCGGCCAGGCCGTGATACACGGCGACGCCACCAGCCAATGCAAAAATGCCGCTCAGAACCACCCATGGCACCCATGGTCGCCGGTGTCGTTGAACTTCCGCTTGAACCAGTGCGCGCACTTTGGCCTTCGCCTGCGCGGGGAGTCGCATCCTATCGATTGCGGCGGTCAATTCGCCGGGAGATTCGCTACTCGCCGCAACCGGTGGCCCCGCACCATTTCGGACAGCGGCCGCACGGGACGCAGGCGGATGTGGCGCTGGAGACACTGACACACCGATCTGCGTCGGGGGACCCCAATTGTGCAACATGCTGACGGTTATTGGTGGCGGCAGCAATTGTTCGACCCGCTCTTGGAGGCTCACATCAAGATCGGGGATGGCTCGTAATTTTGCGGCGGTTGGGTCAGTGTGATACGCCTCGACGGCCGCAATGCCTTGCCGTAGCGGCGCGGTATCGGACATGCGGCGCAATACCGCGACGATCTCCGGCAATCGGCTGGCCCGCAGCAGCGCGACGCGTGCCTGCTGCGTGTTCAGCGGTGCGTCGCCCCCGGCCCCACCACGTCCCGCACCGACCGACAAACACCACTGCGGCAGCTCCGGCCTTGGTGCGGCCGCAAATCCGCCCGCCCAGGCCGGCTGAAAAAACGGTGGCGCTTC is drawn from Deltaproteobacteria bacterium and contains these coding sequences:
- a CDS encoding aldehyde dehydrogenase family protein → MAPPKSDNVVRLEVLPPKTDLTFGKTWAYAPSTEATDHVRIAPRYELFIGGKFVAPRSGKYFATLNPATEAPLAEVADANAADVDAAVQAARRAYEKYWCKLPAAERAKYLFRIARQLAERSREFAVLETLDNGKPIRLSRDDDVPLAVAHFFYYAGWADKLEYAFPGRTAQPLGVAGQIIPWNFPLLMAAWKLAPALACGNTVVLKPAETTPLTALHLAQIIQEADLPPGVVNIVTGAGSTGAALVQHADVNKIAFTGSTDVGKLIQCTIAGSRKRLTLELGGKSPNIIFDDAPIDAAVEGIVNSIFYNQGHVCCAGSRLLVQEGIAPLVIRKLQDRLQTLRVGDPLDKNTDLGAINSRMQLEKIRELVQSGCDEGAALWQPACELPSKGFWFRPSLFTNVAQSHRIAREEIFGPVLSTLTFRTPEEAVEKANNTPFGLAASIWTDKGAKIFKITNQLKAGVVWNNTANQFDPCSPFGGYKESGFGREGGLHGLYPYVTLA
- the deoC gene encoding deoxyribose-phosphate aldolase, translating into MGLLQTTVDQVAAEARAGMLARRSIKKDAKLAGIKLAISMIDLTTLEGKDSPGRIRQLCQKAIRPYEDHGVPSVAAVCVYPPFVSVAKQALAGTAVKVASVATAFPSGQSPLVVKLADTRAAVEAGADEIDMVIDRGAFLSGEFQRVSDEIAAIKEACGAAHLKVILETGELETYDNIRKASCLAMQAGADFIKTSTGKYPIAATLPTVLVMLEAIRDYYYATGRMVGMKPAGGIRTSKLALQYLVLVNETLGDRWLTPEWFRLGASTVTNDLLMQLVKEATGRYQSEEYFSKD